A genomic segment from Gilvibacter sp. SZ-19 encodes:
- a CDS encoding CNNM domain-containing protein: MTLLIVYAVLSIFFSFLCSILEAVLLSITPSFINIKKSQGKGYADTLENLKKDVDKPLIAILTLNTIAHTVGAILVGVQAESLDFEIDFFGINIVGIVSGIMTFLILVLSEIIPKTIGATYWKKLANFTAKALSLLIFPLKYTGILWFLQLTTRLIGKSAHVSTLSREEFIAIADAAQEEGVFAENESTVIKNLLVFKSIMAKDVMTPWVVAITEDENTTIEAFHEGHKNLKFSRIPVYNENANNVTGVILKDHVLEAIIDKKGHEPLRSIKRELLVTDSRTPIPNLFELFIGKRAHMAIVMDEFGNPVGLVTMEDIIETLLGLEIMDESDNVADLQQMARRTWEARAKRLGIVITKAEEDDQDQ, from the coding sequence GTGACCTTACTCATCGTTTACGCCGTACTTTCAATCTTTTTTTCGTTTCTATGTTCGATTCTAGAGGCAGTACTGCTCAGCATCACTCCCTCTTTCATAAACATTAAAAAGTCACAAGGAAAAGGCTATGCCGATACTTTAGAGAACTTAAAGAAAGATGTGGACAAGCCGCTTATTGCGATCTTGACACTCAATACCATAGCCCATACCGTGGGTGCGATCTTAGTGGGAGTTCAGGCCGAAAGTTTAGACTTTGAGATCGATTTCTTCGGAATCAATATAGTCGGGATCGTTTCTGGGATCATGACCTTTCTGATCTTGGTACTCTCTGAAATCATTCCAAAGACCATAGGTGCGACCTACTGGAAGAAGCTGGCCAATTTTACAGCCAAGGCTTTATCATTGCTGATATTCCCACTTAAATACACGGGTATATTGTGGTTCTTGCAACTCACAACCCGCCTTATTGGAAAATCTGCTCATGTTAGCACTTTGAGCCGTGAGGAATTTATCGCCATTGCAGATGCGGCGCAAGAAGAAGGGGTTTTTGCCGAGAATGAATCCACTGTAATTAAGAACTTACTGGTCTTTAAATCTATAATGGCCAAAGACGTTATGACCCCTTGGGTTGTGGCCATTACCGAAGATGAGAACACCACCATTGAAGCCTTCCACGAAGGCCATAAAAACCTGAAGTTCTCCCGTATTCCCGTATACAATGAAAACGCCAATAATGTTACCGGAGTGATCTTGAAAGATCATGTGTTGGAAGCCATTATTGACAAGAAAGGACACGAGCCTCTTAGAAGCATCAAACGCGAGCTTTTGGTAACTGATAGCCGCACACCGATTCCAAACCTCTTTGAGCTGTTTATAGGCAAACGCGCGCACATGGCCATTGTAATGGACGAATTTGGCAATCCTGTTGGATTGGTTACTATGGAGGATATCATTGAAACCTTACTAGGCTTAGAGATCATGGACGAAAGCGATAATGTTGCAGATCTGCAACAAATGGCGCGTCGTACTTGGGAGGCACGCGCTAAGCGTTTAGGAATTGTGATCACCAAGGCAGAAGAAGACGATCAAGACCAATAA
- a CDS encoding methylated-DNA--[protein]-cysteine S-methyltransferase produces MAQAYLDSPLGSLLLQGDADGIQKLSVVEDPQDPSAEIPAELQSAAQQIHEYFQGQRSSFDLKLNPQGTSFQKQVWTQLAEIPFGKTATYMDMAKRLGDPKSIRAAASANGKNPIMIIIPCHRVIGSDGSLTGYAGGLWRKKWLLEHESPVRQEKLF; encoded by the coding sequence ATTGCACAAGCTTATCTGGATTCGCCATTGGGCAGCCTTCTTTTACAAGGCGATGCAGACGGAATTCAGAAGCTAAGCGTGGTGGAAGACCCTCAAGACCCATCCGCAGAAATTCCCGCCGAATTGCAATCCGCAGCACAACAAATTCATGAATACTTTCAAGGTCAGCGAAGTAGTTTTGACCTTAAACTGAACCCGCAAGGAACTTCTTTCCAAAAACAAGTTTGGACGCAACTCGCTGAAATTCCCTTCGGGAAAACAGCTACCTATATGGACATGGCCAAGCGTTTGGGCGACCCTAAGAGTATTCGAGCAGCGGCGAGCGCCAACGGTAAGAACCCGATAATGATAATAATTCCGTGTCACCGTGTAATTGGCTCCGATGGAAGTTTAACTGGCTATGCCGGTGGACTGTGGCGGAAAAAATGGCTCTTGGAACACGAATCGCCAGTACGACAAGAAAAACTGTTTTAA
- a CDS encoding serine hydrolase produces MRGLFKFLKGLVILLIALVALLYITDYEYILKGVRVVYMTGHTTAFIDDHVYFENDTIENAEQPWEWPKHPAYNSVSMTERLKQTHKDLGTVAFAIIKNDSLWFEHYSEGYSATSQTNSFSMAKSITTALLGKAIADGYIKGLDQPIGDFFEQYKGQKTTVGDLSSMASGLDWEESYKSPFSVTARAYYDDDLAETILGQKVVDEPGQGFRYLSGNTQLLGMIVQKATSQSLSDYLESSFWKPLGMQQDALWQVDDQDNRLAKSYCCIASNALDFARFGSLFKNHGRWDGKQILDSAFVAKATVARFEGEPYGYGFWISDHLDKHIFVMRGILGQYVITIPEDDLIIVRLGHQLGTREAGDDFTSDFYKYIEETYAMIGN; encoded by the coding sequence ATGAGAGGACTTTTCAAATTCTTAAAAGGCCTAGTTATCCTGCTGATCGCTTTGGTTGCCTTGCTCTATATCACGGACTACGAATACATCTTAAAAGGTGTACGTGTGGTGTATATGACCGGACATACCACAGCTTTTATAGACGATCATGTCTATTTTGAAAATGACACCATTGAAAATGCCGAACAGCCTTGGGAATGGCCCAAGCACCCCGCCTATAACAGCGTTTCTATGACAGAACGTTTAAAACAGACTCACAAGGATTTGGGGACTGTTGCATTTGCCATCATTAAAAACGACAGTCTCTGGTTTGAACACTACAGCGAAGGCTATTCTGCTACCTCACAGACCAATTCCTTTTCTATGGCAAAGAGTATTACAACTGCCCTCTTAGGGAAGGCCATTGCCGACGGTTATATAAAAGGACTTGATCAGCCCATTGGTGATTTTTTTGAGCAATACAAAGGACAAAAGACCACGGTAGGAGATCTCTCGTCTATGGCCTCTGGACTCGATTGGGAAGAGAGTTACAAAAGTCCGTTTAGTGTAACGGCTCGTGCGTATTATGATGACGATCTGGCTGAAACGATCTTGGGTCAAAAAGTTGTTGATGAGCCAGGACAAGGGTTTCGATACCTCAGCGGTAATACCCAATTACTAGGTATGATCGTACAAAAGGCTACAAGCCAGTCGCTCTCCGATTATTTAGAATCGAGTTTTTGGAAACCGCTAGGCATGCAACAGGATGCCCTTTGGCAAGTTGACGACCAAGACAATAGGCTGGCTAAGAGTTATTGTTGCATTGCTAGTAACGCCTTAGATTTTGCCAGGTTCGGGAGTCTCTTTAAAAATCACGGCCGTTGGGATGGCAAACAGATCTTGGATTCTGCCTTTGTAGCCAAAGCTACCGTAGCGCGTTTTGAAGGAGAACCTTACGGGTATGGCTTTTGGATATCTGATCATCTGGACAAACACATCTTTGTAATGCGCGGAATATTAGGGCAATACGTGATCACCATCCCAGAAGATGACCTCATTATTGTGCGATTGGGTCACCAATTAGGAACCCGAGAAGCAGGTGATGATTTTACCAGTGACTTTTATAAATATATAGAAGAGACCTACGCCATGATTGGCAATTAA
- a CDS encoding 3'-5' exonuclease: protein MLHKIPLNNILFLDIETVPEAADFNALDTETQELYAAKTQYQRKEISAEEFYERAGIWAEFGKIICIAVGYFTAADGGEFRVTSFSGDEADLLREFNSLLETHFNRPYHRLCAHNGKEFDFPYLARRMTILGIPLPNQLRLFGKKPWEVPHLDTMELWKFGDFKHYTSLRLLAKVLGIPSPKEDISGDQVREVYYSDSDLDRIIEYCQRDTITVAQIFLRYRNQPILQEDQIKYR from the coding sequence GTGTTACACAAGATCCCACTAAATAACATCCTTTTCTTAGATATTGAGACCGTCCCTGAGGCAGCAGATTTTAATGCCTTAGATACAGAAACTCAGGAGTTGTATGCAGCTAAGACCCAATATCAGCGCAAGGAGATCTCTGCGGAGGAGTTCTATGAACGTGCCGGTATTTGGGCGGAATTTGGTAAGATCATCTGCATTGCGGTAGGTTACTTTACTGCTGCGGATGGTGGGGAGTTTCGCGTGACCTCCTTTAGTGGAGACGAGGCAGATCTGCTCCGCGAATTTAACAGCCTGCTAGAAACTCATTTTAACAGGCCTTATCACAGGCTTTGTGCACATAACGGCAAAGAATTTGACTTCCCTTATTTGGCCAGACGTATGACCATTTTAGGGATTCCGCTACCTAACCAATTGCGACTATTTGGTAAAAAACCGTGGGAAGTTCCACATTTGGATACCATGGAACTGTGGAAGTTCGGTGATTTTAAACATTATACTTCCCTACGTCTTTTGGCAAAAGTGCTCGGTATTCCTTCTCCTAAGGAAGACATTAGCGGAGATCAAGTTCGCGAGGTTTATTATTCCGACAGCGACTTGGACCGCATTATTGAATACTGCCAACGCGATACCATAACCGTTGCCCAGATCTTTTTGCGCTATCGCAATCAGCCTATCCTTCAGGAAGATCAGATAAAATACCGCTAA
- a CDS encoding M4 family metallopeptidase, which translates to MKKNSFRPLLLAMAAMLFSTMSFAQESQPKPIKKLKVFNETQQKAFAAPQSIFTEEFKLSTDNTFSAVSERTDELGFTHQKFQQFYKGIKVEFGQTTLHAKEGKVVSMSNSVFRLDELTITPGLSANAALNRATAHIGAEKYLWQQVDDAAMIGYERPEGELVIFPVIDKITTEARLAYKFDIYASAPVYRADVYVDAQTGVVLFENKRIHHADTPATGVSLYNGTVSFTADSYTGGYRLRQAADGGGIRTFDMNNGTNYSGASDITSADTSFPFSTATGVQAHFGAEQTHKYFMGKHNRNSFNGAGAIINSYVSYSSNYVNAFWDGSRMTYGDGDGVNYGPLVSLDIVGHEITHGVTEYTANLIYSYQSGALNESFSDIFGESIEHYAQGTNDWLMGDAIGAGGSGGALRSMSNPNAFNDPDTYLGTYWWTSSGDNGGVHINSGVQNYWFYLLVNGGSGTNDVGDVFNVSAIGWDKAEAIAYRNLAVYLTQSSQFTDARAGAIQAAIDLYGAGSPEEIAVTNAWYAVNVGDAYGGTPPPPDCVTGDVFLSITLDNYPEETAWTLKDASGATIDSASYSTANPDGSTVTATWSGLAAGDYTFTITDSYGDGICCSYGAGSYTVSSSAGTMFSGGSFGSSASHTFCIEGGGGGADTEAPSTPTGLAASAITETTATLTWNASTDNVGVEGYEILQGGSSLGTTTSTSANITGMTAGTTYTFDVRAYDAAGNNSGTASVTFTTESAGGGGGGGPVVLHQGNFETGWDGWIDGGSDSYRYAGSRSYEGTYSIRLRDNTNSSTMTLGTFDVSGYSTLDIEFYFYAWSMENGEDFWVQFYDGSAWRTVAAYARGTNFNNNTFYTATVSIDNASYNFPTNAQFRFRNDASANADHIYIDQVTITADAGTTLMGDRITALGGINGFADDEGLDIDGDFLMYPNPVGSTLNVRLLDPTGQETYRIVNILGQVVAQGTLMQTIDVSRLQSGVYILEINEGEEIVTDRFIKE; encoded by the coding sequence ATGAAGAAAAATTCATTCAGGCCCTTGCTACTCGCAATGGCTGCGATGCTGTTTTCTACTATGAGTTTTGCTCAAGAAAGTCAGCCCAAACCCATTAAAAAACTCAAGGTTTTTAATGAGACTCAGCAAAAGGCATTTGCTGCTCCCCAAAGCATTTTTACCGAAGAATTCAAGCTCTCTACAGACAACACTTTCAGTGCTGTATCTGAGCGTACCGACGAACTTGGTTTTACCCACCAGAAATTTCAGCAATTTTACAAGGGAATCAAGGTAGAGTTCGGTCAAACCACTTTGCATGCAAAAGAAGGGAAAGTAGTATCTATGTCTAACAGTGTTTTTAGGCTTGATGAGCTTACCATCACTCCTGGGCTTTCTGCAAATGCGGCACTTAATCGTGCAACTGCGCATATTGGAGCAGAGAAATATCTGTGGCAACAAGTAGACGATGCTGCAATGATCGGTTATGAAAGACCTGAAGGCGAATTGGTGATCTTCCCGGTAATTGACAAGATCACTACAGAAGCGCGTTTGGCTTATAAGTTTGACATTTATGCTTCGGCTCCTGTATATCGCGCCGATGTTTATGTAGATGCACAGACCGGAGTTGTATTGTTCGAGAACAAGCGTATTCACCACGCAGATACACCTGCAACAGGGGTAAGTCTTTACAATGGAACAGTTAGTTTCACTGCAGACAGCTACACAGGCGGATACAGACTACGTCAGGCTGCCGATGGTGGTGGGATCCGTACTTTTGACATGAACAACGGAACCAACTACAGCGGAGCCTCAGACATTACCAGTGCAGATACTTCCTTTCCATTTTCTACAGCGACTGGTGTTCAGGCTCATTTTGGTGCAGAACAAACCCACAAGTACTTTATGGGCAAGCACAACAGAAACTCTTTCAACGGAGCTGGTGCTATCATCAATTCGTATGTAAGTTATTCTAGCAACTATGTGAATGCTTTCTGGGATGGTTCTCGTATGACTTACGGAGACGGAGACGGTGTAAACTACGGACCACTAGTATCATTGGATATTGTTGGACATGAGATCACTCACGGGGTTACTGAGTACACTGCAAACCTTATTTACAGCTACCAATCAGGAGCACTTAACGAGTCTTTCTCTGATATCTTCGGAGAGTCTATTGAGCACTATGCACAAGGAACTAACGACTGGTTGATGGGTGACGCTATTGGAGCAGGAGGTAGCGGTGGAGCATTGCGCTCTATGAGCAATCCGAATGCATTCAACGATCCAGATACTTATTTAGGAACTTACTGGTGGACTTCTTCTGGAGACAACGGAGGAGTACACATCAACTCTGGGGTTCAGAATTATTGGTTCTACCTTTTGGTTAACGGAGGTTCTGGAACCAACGATGTTGGAGACGTTTTCAACGTTAGCGCTATCGGATGGGACAAGGCAGAAGCTATTGCTTACCGTAACCTCGCTGTTTACTTGACACAAAGCTCTCAGTTTACAGACGCTCGCGCAGGTGCGATCCAGGCTGCTATTGATCTTTACGGAGCAGGTAGCCCAGAAGAGATCGCAGTAACCAATGCTTGGTATGCAGTAAACGTAGGTGATGCCTATGGCGGAACACCTCCACCACCAGATTGTGTTACTGGAGATGTATTCTTGTCTATCACTTTAGATAACTACCCAGAAGAAACAGCTTGGACCTTAAAAGATGCTTCTGGAGCAACTATCGACTCAGCTAGTTATTCTACTGCGAACCCAGACGGTTCAACGGTAACTGCTACTTGGTCTGGATTGGCAGCTGGAGATTATACCTTCACTATCACGGATTCTTACGGAGACGGTATTTGCTGTTCTTACGGAGCAGGTTCTTATACAGTTTCTAGCAGTGCTGGAACCATGTTCAGCGGAGGATCTTTTGGTAGCTCAGCCTCTCATACTTTCTGTATTGAAGGTGGTGGCGGCGGAGCCGATACCGAAGCGCCAAGCACACCAACAGGATTGGCTGCTAGTGCGATCACTGAAACTACAGCTACCTTGACTTGGAATGCTTCTACAGACAATGTTGGCGTAGAAGGTTACGAGATCTTACAAGGAGGTTCCTCTTTAGGAACTACTACAAGTACTTCTGCTAACATTACCGGAATGACTGCAGGCACTACTTATACTTTCGATGTTCGCGCTTACGATGCAGCCGGAAATAACTCCGGAACTGCCAGTGTGACCTTTACAACTGAATCTGCCGGAGGCGGAGGAGGTGGAGGTCCTGTGGTGCTTCACCAAGGGAACTTCGAGACAGGCTGGGATGGCTGGATAGACGGAGGGTCTGACTCTTACCGTTATGCTGGTTCACGTTCATACGAAGGAACCTATTCTATCCGCTTGAGAGACAACACAAATTCTTCTACCATGACCTTAGGGACTTTCGATGTTAGTGGTTACAGCACCCTAGACATTGAATTCTATTTCTATGCTTGGAGTATGGAGAACGGTGAGGATTTCTGGGTACAGTTCTATGACGGATCTGCTTGGAGAACTGTTGCCGCTTATGCAAGAGGAACTAACTTTAACAATAATACCTTCTATACTGCAACGGTAAGTATCGATAATGCTTCGTACAACTTTCCGACCAATGCGCAGTTCAGATTCCGTAACGATGCTTCTGCCAATGCAGATCACATCTATATCGATCAGGTGACCATTACTGCGGATGCAGGAACTACCCTAATGGGTGATCGCATCACTGCACTTGGTGGAATTAACGGTTTTGCTGATGACGAAGGTCTTGATATTGACGGAGACTTCTTGATGTATCCAAATCCAGTTGGAAGCACGCTTAACGTGCGTCTGTTAGATCCAACAGGACAGGAGACCTATAGAATTGTTAATATTCTTGGACAAGTAGTTGCTCAAGGAACCTTGATGCAAACTATCGACGTTTCACGTTTACAATCCGGAGTTTATATCTTAGAGATAAACGAAGGCGAAGAGATCGTAACAGATCGCTTCATCAAAGAGTAA
- a CDS encoding ABC transporter ATP-binding protein — protein sequence MQTAPLLKIDKLNLRFGKGDPVLKDIDLELFPNEILGLVGESGSGKSVSSLAILGLLPKTAKVNGAIQYMGKNLAELSKKELRHIRGNEIAMIFQEPMSALNPALRCGPQVAEVLRIHKNQSERDAKKEVLHLFEQVKLPRVNEVYNSYPHQLSGGQMQRVMIAMALACKPKILIADEPTTALDVTVQKEIIELLKSLQQQNNMSVLFISHDLALVSEIADRVAVMFRGELLEVAQTKSLFKNPKHAYTKALLGSRPDLDQRLKRLPTVEDLSGEHFESEEIKPIQRAAKHKELYTQAPLLEIIDLKKTYFGKAALFGKPKAVEAVKGVNFTVFEGETLGLVGESGCGKSTLGKTIMQIEEATAGQIKFRGRDITHLNKAERKQLRKEIQIVFQDPFASLNPRITIGEAIAEPLAVHHSYSAGKRKQEVLELLEAVGLDSTFYNRYPHQLSGGQRQRIGIARAIALKPKLLICDESVSALDISVQAQVLNLLNTLKEEYGFTYIFISHDLAVVKYMADQLVVMNSGLIEEIGDADEIYANPRKDYTKRLIEAIPKGIKKA from the coding sequence ATGCAAACAGCGCCATTATTAAAGATCGATAAGCTCAATCTCCGATTCGGAAAAGGAGATCCTGTTCTAAAGGATATTGATCTAGAATTGTTCCCCAATGAAATCCTTGGATTGGTGGGAGAATCGGGTTCGGGAAAATCCGTGAGCAGTTTGGCCATACTCGGGCTCTTACCAAAAACAGCTAAAGTCAATGGCGCTATTCAATATATGGGCAAGAATTTGGCCGAGCTTTCTAAAAAGGAGCTGCGTCACATCCGTGGCAATGAGATCGCTATGATCTTTCAGGAGCCTATGAGCGCTTTAAACCCAGCACTGCGCTGTGGTCCTCAAGTGGCAGAAGTGCTTCGAATTCACAAGAATCAAAGTGAGCGAGACGCCAAAAAAGAAGTACTACATCTTTTTGAGCAAGTCAAGCTTCCACGTGTTAATGAAGTTTACAACAGTTATCCGCATCAACTCTCCGGCGGACAGATGCAACGTGTCATGATAGCCATGGCCTTGGCCTGTAAACCCAAGATTCTCATTGCAGATGAGCCAACTACCGCCTTAGACGTTACGGTACAAAAAGAGATCATCGAACTGCTTAAAAGCTTGCAACAACAAAACAACATGAGTGTGCTTTTTATCTCTCACGACCTCGCCCTGGTCTCCGAGATAGCAGATCGTGTAGCTGTCATGTTTCGTGGTGAATTGCTCGAAGTTGCGCAAACCAAATCCCTTTTTAAAAATCCGAAGCACGCTTACACCAAAGCGTTATTAGGAAGTCGCCCGGATCTGGACCAACGTCTTAAACGTTTGCCAACCGTAGAGGATCTGTCTGGTGAGCATTTTGAATCCGAAGAAATAAAACCAATTCAACGCGCTGCAAAGCACAAAGAATTATACACACAAGCCCCACTTCTAGAGATCATAGATCTGAAAAAGACCTACTTTGGAAAGGCTGCATTGTTTGGTAAACCCAAAGCGGTCGAAGCTGTTAAGGGAGTTAATTTTACCGTCTTTGAAGGAGAAACCTTGGGCTTAGTGGGCGAATCCGGCTGCGGGAAGTCCACACTGGGGAAAACCATCATGCAGATCGAGGAGGCCACCGCAGGTCAGATCAAATTTCGAGGTCGCGACATTACCCACCTCAACAAAGCGGAGCGCAAGCAATTGCGCAAGGAGATCCAGATCGTTTTTCAAGATCCTTTTGCTTCTCTTAATCCGAGAATTACCATTGGAGAAGCCATTGCAGAACCTTTGGCCGTACACCACAGTTATTCGGCAGGAAAACGCAAGCAAGAAGTATTGGAGCTTCTGGAAGCAGTTGGTCTAGACAGTACGTTTTACAACAGGTATCCGCATCAACTCTCTGGAGGTCAACGCCAACGTATCGGAATTGCAAGGGCCATTGCCCTTAAACCCAAGTTGCTTATCTGTGATGAATCGGTCTCTGCCTTAGATATCAGTGTTCAGGCTCAAGTATTGAATCTGCTCAATACCTTAAAGGAAGAATACGGCTTTACCTATATATTTATCTCGCATGATCTGGCAGTTGTCAAATATATGGCAGATCAATTGGTGGTGATGAATTCTGGTTTGATCGAAGAGATCGGAGATGCCGATGAGATCTATGCCAACCCCCGAAAAGATTATACAAAACGCCTTATTGAAGCCATCCCAAAAGGGATAAAAAAGGCATAA
- a CDS encoding 3-oxoacid CoA-transferase subunit B, producing the protein MALDKNGIAKRIAKEVKDGYYVNLGIGIPTLVANYVRNDISVEFQSENGVLGMGPFPFEGEEDPDVINAGKQTITTLPGASFFDSAMSFSMIRGKHVHLTILGAMEVAENGDIANWKIPGKMVKGMGGAMDLVASAENIIVAMMHTNKRGESKLLERCSLPITGVGCVKKVVTNLAVLDITSDGFVLRERAPGVSVEEIAQATAGKLHIPEDVPEMDI; encoded by the coding sequence ATGGCATTAGATAAAAACGGAATTGCGAAACGCATCGCTAAAGAAGTCAAAGACGGCTATTATGTGAATTTGGGAATAGGTATCCCAACTTTGGTGGCAAACTATGTTCGCAACGATATCAGTGTTGAATTCCAAAGTGAGAATGGAGTTCTTGGAATGGGACCTTTCCCTTTTGAAGGAGAAGAAGACCCGGATGTGATCAATGCCGGAAAACAAACTATTACAACCTTACCCGGAGCCTCCTTCTTTGATTCTGCCATGAGCTTTTCCATGATCCGAGGAAAACATGTACACCTGACCATACTTGGAGCCATGGAAGTTGCAGAGAACGGAGACATCGCGAACTGGAAAATTCCAGGAAAGATGGTCAAAGGAATGGGTGGCGCAATGGATCTGGTCGCCAGTGCAGAAAACATAATAGTAGCCATGATGCACACCAACAAGCGCGGAGAATCTAAATTACTTGAGCGCTGCTCCTTACCGATTACCGGTGTGGGCTGTGTAAAGAAAGTAGTGACCAACCTCGCTGTGCTCGATATTACTTCAGATGGTTTTGTGCTTAGAGAACGCGCCCCCGGGGTCAGCGTAGAAGAAATAGCTCAAGCCACAGCCGGAAAACTTCATATTCCGGAAGATGTTCCCGAGATGGACATTTAA
- a CDS encoding CoA transferase subunit A yields the protein MINKTVANVEEACKGVSSDMMFMFGGFGLSGIPENAIGYLSKQDIYGLTCVSNNAGVDDFGLGLLLQRKQIKKMISSYVGENAEFERQMLSGELEVELIPQGTLAERCRAAQAGFPAFYTPAGYGTEVAEGKEVREFNGKMHILEYAFDADFGFVKAWKGDTAGNLIFKGTARNFNPNICGAAKITVAEVEELVPAGELDPNQIHIPGIFVQRIFQGAVYEKRIEQRTVRPRT from the coding sequence ATGATCAATAAAACTGTTGCCAACGTAGAAGAGGCCTGCAAGGGTGTCTCCTCTGACATGATGTTCATGTTTGGAGGATTTGGCCTGAGTGGAATCCCTGAAAACGCTATTGGCTATTTGTCTAAACAGGATATTTATGGCCTCACCTGTGTGTCTAACAATGCGGGAGTAGATGACTTCGGATTGGGACTCTTGCTGCAACGCAAACAGATCAAAAAAATGATCTCTTCTTATGTGGGGGAGAACGCGGAATTTGAAAGACAAATGCTCAGCGGGGAGCTGGAGGTGGAATTGATCCCTCAAGGAACTTTGGCCGAGCGCTGCCGAGCCGCCCAAGCTGGTTTTCCTGCCTTTTACACCCCCGCAGGTTATGGCACCGAGGTGGCAGAAGGCAAGGAGGTTCGAGAGTTTAATGGCAAGATGCACATATTAGAATACGCCTTCGATGCCGACTTCGGTTTTGTAAAAGCATGGAAGGGCGATACAGCTGGCAACCTTATATTCAAAGGAACAGCCAGAAACTTCAATCCGAATATTTGTGGAGCTGCTAAGATCACAGTTGCCGAAGTGGAGGAGTTGGTTCCAGCCGGTGAATTGGACCCCAATCAAATACACATTCCTGGAATATTTGTACAGCGTATTTTCCAAGGAGCGGTATATGAGAAACGCATTGAACAACGAACAGTAAGACCTAGAACATAA